One Misgurnus anguillicaudatus chromosome 20, ASM2758022v2, whole genome shotgun sequence DNA segment encodes these proteins:
- the LOC129423146 gene encoding uncharacterized protein gives MVTTGETVDSPERRQSGCPRGGEDEHPKRTDFTVPDIRNGFSTTTATCFCGKISKNLRGLRIHQAKMGCTRKQVEQRTEPVLSTDPGETEEEQEPESPHSVQNLQAQHATHSKPSEHRRVLWPAANTEAEWQQFDEDVEATLEASCRGEVDQRLQLMSTLIITIGAERFGIKVPKAQNIARPNRRETKISQLRKELKALNRQYKRASEEEKPALTELRDILRQKLISLRRAERHRRRGRERARKRMAFIANPFSFVKQLLGQKRSGTLQCPKEEVNQYLSDKYSDSRREENLPTCRELPTPPEPSFQFNIKEPTLAEVRDIVRTARTSAAPGPSGVPYKVYKHCPRLLERLWRLIRVVWRRGKVAQQWRHAEGIWIPKEENANDITQFRTISLLSVEGKIFFKILANRLSEYLMRNSYIDTSVQKGGVPGMPGCLEHTGVITQLIREARENRGDLAVLWLDLADAYGSIPHKLVTTALSIHHIPEKITELIRDYYSSFSLRFTSGTVTSAGHRLEKGIITGCTISVVLFSLAMSMLVKAAEVECRGPLSRSGIRQPPIRAYMDDLTVTSTSVAGCRWLLRGLERITAWARMMFKPAKSRSLVLRKGRVEDKHRFYVDGGIIPTVSEKPVKSLGKIFDSTLKDKVAVEAAHRELKSWLSAVDKSGLPGKFKAWIYQHGILPRLLWPLLIYEVPVSLVEGFERNISQYLRRWLGLPKSLSSIALYGHNNRLQLPFTGLTEEFKVTRAREVLLYRDSADNRVATAGITVRTGRKWRAQEAVDQAEARLRHSVLVGSVAVGRAGLGSHTRPRYDKAQGSERRQMVQREIRAEVEEERLSKTVAMRQQGAWVNWDHAAVRRITWTELWKSEPARLKFLIQSVYDVLPSPSNLHTWGLGETPACPLCPALGSLEHILSCCPKALGEGRYTWRHNQVLKVVADTIFTAIQESKHLVPVKHNISFVRAGEKPQGVRKASTGLLATARDWKLHADLGRQLKFPEHIARTSQRPDLVLTSDSTKQVVLMELTVPWEDRMEEAFERKKAKYLELVQACRESGWRARCEPIEVGCRGFLSQSVHRAFRLLGIRGLHERRATKNISEAAEKASRWLWIKRGEVWSSTLLGHKPGPDQPWLGRPGEGV, from the exons ATGGTGACGACTGGAGAGACAGTGGACAGCCCGGAGAGACGGCAATCG GGGTGCCCGAGAGGGGGGGAGGATGAGCACCCCAAACGGACGGATTTCACGGTACCAGATATACGCAATGGATTTTCGACGACGACAGCAACCTGTTTTTGTGGCAAGATTTCTAAGAACCTTAGAGGCCTGAGGATCCACCAGGCCAAGATGGGCTGCACAAGGAAGCAAGTGGAGCAACGCACAGAGCCAGTGCTAAGCACTGACCCTGGTGAGACGGAGGAGGAGCAGGAACCGGAGTCACCCCACAGTGTCCAGAACCTCCAGGCTCAACATGCTACACATAGCAAACCATCAGAACACCGTCGGGTTTTATGGCCTGCTGCAAACACGGAGGCCGAGTGGCAGCAGTTTGATGAGGATGTTGAGGCAACTCTAGAGGCATCATGCAGAGGAGAAGTTGATCAGCGACTGCAGTTGATGAGTACACTAATCATCACCATAGGCGCAGAGAGATTTGGCATCAAAGTACCGAAGGCTCAGAACATCGCTAGACCAAACCGGAGAGAGACCAAGATCTCCCAGCTCAGGAAAGAGCTGAAGGCCCTAAACCGTCAGTATAAGAGAGCGAGCGAGGAGGAAAAGCCAGCTCTGACAGAGCTCAGAGACATCCTGAGGCAGAAACTGATCTCTCTACGGCGGGCTGAGAGGCACAGGAGGAGAGGCAGAGAGAGAGCTCGCAAACGAATGGCCTTCATTGCAAATCCCTTTAGCTTTGTTAAGCAGCTGCTGGGGCAGAAACGGAGTGGGACCCTGCAATGCCCAAAGGAGGAGGTCAATCAGTACCTCAGTGACAAATACAGTGACAGCAGGAGAGAGGAGAATCTGCCCACCTGCAGAGAGTTACCCACACCACCAGAACCCTCTTTCCAGTTTAACATCAAGGAGCCCACTTTGGCAGAGGTCAGGGACATTGTGCGAACTGCACGTACCAGCGCAGCTCCGGGACCAAGTGGAGTGCCATATAAAGTCTATAAGCATTGCCCGAGACTCTTGGAGAGGCTGTGGAGACTCATCAGGGTAGTATGGCGGAGAGGGAAGGTGGCCCAGCAATGGCGTCATGCAGAGGGTATTTGGATACCAAAGGAGGAGAATGCAAATGACATCACGCAGTTCCGCACCATCTCTCTACTCAGTGTGGAAGGCAAAATCTTTTTCAAGATTCTTGCCAACAGGTTATCGGAGTATCTCATGAGGAATTCCTACATAGACACCTCAGTGCAGAAGGGCGGAGTCCCAGGTATGCCGGGCTGTTTGGAACATACAGGAGTGATCACCCAGTTGATCCGGGAGGCGAGGGAAAATCGAGGAGACCTAGCAGTCCTCTGGCTTGACCTAGCCGACGCCTATGGATCAATTCCACACAAGCTGGTGACAACAGCTCTGTCAATACACCATATTCCTGAGAAGATTACAGAACTCATAAGGGACTACTACAGTAGTTTCAGCCTGAGATTCACCTCTGGAACAGTAACATCTGCGGGGCACCGCTTAGAGAAGGGCATTATCACCGGCTGCACCATATCAGTGGTATTATTTTCCCTAGCGATGAGCATGTTGGTCAAGGCTGCTGAGGTGGAATGCAGGGGCCCCCTGTCCAGATCCGGCATTCGCCAACCACCAATTCGAGCCTACATGGATGATCTGACGGTCACATCAACATCAGTGGCAGGGTGCAGGTGGCTCCTCCGCGGTCTGGAAAGGATTACGGCATGGGCAAGAATGATGTTCAAGCCAGCCAAGTCCAGATCCTTGGTCCTGAGGAAGGGGAGAGTGGAGGACAAACACCGCTTTTACGTGGATGGAGGCATTATTCCAACAGTGTCAGAGAAGCCCGTGAAGAGCTTAGGGAAGATCTTTGACAGCACCCTGAAGGACAAGGTAGCGGTAGAGGCAGCCCACAGGGAGCTGAAGTCTTGGCTATCAGCGGTGGACAAGTCCGGCCTTCCAGGGAAGTTCAAGGCATGGATATACCAGCATGGTATCCTGCCACGTCTCCTGTGGCCACTTCTGATTTATGAAGTCCCAGTTTCACTTGTGGAGGGCTTTGAACGTAACATCAGCCAATACCTGCGTAGATGGCTGGGTCTGCCGAAGAGCCTGAGCAGCATTGCTCTGTATGGGCACAACAACAGGTTGCAGCTGCCTTTCACTGGCCTGACCGAGGAGTTTAAAGTCACAAGAGCCAGGGAGGTGTTGCTGTACAGAGACTCTGCTGACAACAGAGTCGCTACCGCTGGCATCACAGTCAGAACCGGGAGGAAATGGCGAGCGCAAGAAGCAGTCGACCAGGCAGAGGCGAGACTGAGACATAGCGTCTTAGTAGGCTCTGTGGCAGTGGGAAGAGCTGGTCTAGGTAGTCACACAAGACCACGGTACGACAAAGCTCAAGGATCAGAGAGACGCCAGATGGTGCAGAGAGAGATTCGTGCTGAGGTGGAGGAGGAGCGCCTAAGTAAGACTGTGGCAATGCGCCAACAAGGGGCCTGGGTCAATTGGGATCATGCGGCTGTCAGGAGGATCACCTGGACAGAACTATGGAAGTCTGAACCCGCAAGACTTAAGTTCCTGATTCAGTCGGTGTATGATGTCCTCCCAAGTCCATCTAACCTACATACCTGGGGCCTAGGAGAAACACCAGCATGCCCCCTGTGCCCGGCTCTTGGTTCCTTGGAGCACATCCTGAGTTGCTGCCCTAAAGCACTAGGAGAGGGGAGGTACACGTGGCGCCATAACCAGGTGCTAAAGGTAGTAGCGGACACCATTTTCACCGCAATCCAGGAGTCTAAACACCTAGTCCCAGTGAAGCACAACATCTCCTTTGTTAGGGCAGGGGAGAAACCTCAGGGAGTACGTAAGGCCTCAACTGGACTGCTAGCCACGGCCCGAGATTGGAAGCTGCATGCTGACCTTGGGAGGCAGTTAAAGTTTCCAGAGCACATAGCAAGGACGTCACAGAGGCCAGACCTGGTCTTAACATCAGACTCAACAAAGCAAGTTGTGCTAATGGAGCTTACTGTCCCCTGGGAGGATAGGATGGAGGAGGCTTTCGAAAGGAAGAAGGCCAAATATCTGGAGTTGGTTCAAGCATGCAGAGAGAGTGGATGGAGGGCCCGCTGTGAGCCAATTGAAGTGGGCTGCAGGGGCTTTCTAAGTCAATCTGTGCATCGGGCTTTCAGGCTCCTTGGCATTAGAGGGTTGCATGAAAGAAGAGCCACTAAAAACATCAGTGAGGCTGCCGAAAAAGCCTCAAGGTGGTTGTGGATCAAAAGGGGAGAAGTATGGAGTAGCACGCTGCTTGGACACAAACCGGGGCCTGATCAACCCTGGTTGGGTCGCCCAGGTGAGGGTGTATGA
- the gnb3b gene encoding guanine nucleotide-binding protein G(I)/G(S)/G(T) subunit beta-3b isoform X2 → MGEMEKMKKEAEGLKTQIEAARKAVNDTDMAAVAAGVAPAPRVQLKTRRTLKGHLAKIYAMHWATDNRLMVSASQDGKLIIWDSHSGNKINAVPLKSSWVMTCAYAPSGNLVASGGLDNMCTVYNLKTPVVKTVKELDAHTGYLSCARFLSDNEILTASGDTTCALWDIESGKQKTVFLNHVGDCMCLSMSPDMNTFVSGACDSLAKLWDIRDGQCKQTFQGHTSDINAISYFPNGTSFITGSDDCTCKMYDIRSDQEVICYQDAQLNSGVTSVALSMSGRLIFAGYDDFNCNIWDSLKGEKVGVLKERE, encoded by the exons ATGGGTGAAATGGAAAAGATGAAAAAGGAGGCAGAAGGCCTGAAGACACAGATCGAG GCGGCTCGCAAAGCAGTCAATGACACAGACATGGCAGCGGTCGCAGCTGGGGTGGCTCCGGCCCCTCGCGTTCAACTCAAAACCAGACGGACACTGAAAGGCCACCTGGCCAAAATCTATGCCATGCACTGGGCTACAGACAACAG GCTAATGGTCAGTGCATCACAGGATGGCAAGCTTATTATTTGGGACTCTCACTCTGGTAATAAG ATCAATGCTGTTCCCCTCAAGTCCTCATGGGTAATGACCTGCGCTTATGCTCCGTCTGGAAACCTTGTGGCCAGCGGTGGTCTTGACAACATGTGTACCGTCTACAACCTGAAGACACCAGTCGTCAAAACCGTAAAAGAATTGGATGCCCACACAG GCTACTTGTCCTGTGCACGCTTCCTTAGTGACAATGAGATCCTGACCGCATCTGGTGACACAACATG tgcattgtgggatatagAGTCTGGAAAGCAAAAGACAGTGTTTCTGAACCATGTCGGTGACTGCATGTGTCTGTCCATGTCTCCGGACATGAACACATTCGTTTCTGGTGCTTGTGACTCTCTGGCCAAGCTGTGGGACATCAGAGATGGCCAATGCAAGCAAACCTTTCAGGGTCACACTAGTGACATCAACGCCATTTCA TATTTTCCAAATGGAACTTCATTCATTACTGGCTCAGATGACTGCACATGCAAGATGTATGACATTCGCTCTGATCAAGAAGTCATCTGCTATCAGGATGCTCAGCTGAACAGCGGTGTGACATCAGTGGCTCTGTCCATGTCCGGCCGTCTCATCTTTGCTGGCTATGATGATTTCAACTGCAATATCTGGGACTCGCTAAAGGGCGAGAAAGTTGGAGTGTTGAAGGAAAGAGAGTGA
- the gnb3b gene encoding guanine nucleotide-binding protein G(I)/G(S)/G(T) subunit beta-3b isoform X1 → MGEMEKMKKEAEGLKTQIEAARKAVNDTDMAAVAAGVAPAPRVQLKTRRTLKGHLAKIYAMHWATDNRLMVSASQDGKLIIWDSHSGNKINAVPLKSSWVMTCAYAPSGNLVASGGLDNMCTVYNLKTPVVKTVKELDAHTGYLSCARFLSDNEILTASGDTTCALWDIESGKQKTVFLNHVGDCMCLSMSPDMNTFVSGACDSLAKLWDIRDGQCKQTFQGHTSDINAISYFPNGTSFITGSDDCTCKMYDIRSDQEVICYQDAQLNSGVTSVALSMSGRLIFAGYDDFNCNIWDSLKGEKVGVLSGHDNRVSCTGVPGDGMCVCTGSWDSFLKIWN, encoded by the exons ATGGGTGAAATGGAAAAGATGAAAAAGGAGGCAGAAGGCCTGAAGACACAGATCGAG GCGGCTCGCAAAGCAGTCAATGACACAGACATGGCAGCGGTCGCAGCTGGGGTGGCTCCGGCCCCTCGCGTTCAACTCAAAACCAGACGGACACTGAAAGGCCACCTGGCCAAAATCTATGCCATGCACTGGGCTACAGACAACAG GCTAATGGTCAGTGCATCACAGGATGGCAAGCTTATTATTTGGGACTCTCACTCTGGTAATAAG ATCAATGCTGTTCCCCTCAAGTCCTCATGGGTAATGACCTGCGCTTATGCTCCGTCTGGAAACCTTGTGGCCAGCGGTGGTCTTGACAACATGTGTACCGTCTACAACCTGAAGACACCAGTCGTCAAAACCGTAAAAGAATTGGATGCCCACACAG GCTACTTGTCCTGTGCACGCTTCCTTAGTGACAATGAGATCCTGACCGCATCTGGTGACACAACATG tgcattgtgggatatagAGTCTGGAAAGCAAAAGACAGTGTTTCTGAACCATGTCGGTGACTGCATGTGTCTGTCCATGTCTCCGGACATGAACACATTCGTTTCTGGTGCTTGTGACTCTCTGGCCAAGCTGTGGGACATCAGAGATGGCCAATGCAAGCAAACCTTTCAGGGTCACACTAGTGACATCAACGCCATTTCA TATTTTCCAAATGGAACTTCATTCATTACTGGCTCAGATGACTGCACATGCAAGATGTATGACATTCGCTCTGATCAAGAAGTCATCTGCTATCAGGATGCTCAGCTGAACAGCGGTGTGACATCAGTGGCTCTGTCCATGTCCGGCCGTCTCATCTTTGCTGGCTATGATGATTTCAACTGCAATATCTGGGACTCGCTAAAGGGCGAGAAAGTT GGAGTGTTGTCTGGCCATGACAACCGGGTGAGCTGCACTGGAGTACCAGGGGAtggcatgtgtgtttgcaccgGCTCATGGGACAGTTTCCTGAAGATCTGGAACTGA